The DNA sequence ATCAAATCTTCGGGGAAGAATTCGTCATGGTCAAAAAAGATTCTTCTCGAATCTACGGGAGAGACGTCAAAAAAACCAATAACCTTCTCCCTCGGATTGTTTGAGGCACTGATGTTTCCATTAAAAAAACCAGGTTGGTTTTCAGAAAAGATGCTTTCCAGCCCGGAAAACTCATTCAAGGTTTCATAAAATGTATGTGCTTCCCTTGAGATGACATACTGTTTGACCAAAATGCTGTATCTGTGGCTAATGATATAATCGTCCCGAGCCAAAAAGCGAACCACAAAACGGCTTAATCTATCTTCGATGAATCCACTGGTGTTCGCTAAAATTATATTCACAGAATTTACAGTATTGAAACATACCTGCTCTTCCTGCATTTTTGGAACAAGTCTAAAGAAGAGAGGGACTTCTTGCTGAATGGTCAATTCTTGAGGGTTCCAAAATGGGGCCACGATTTTATAGGTCTCTTCATAATCAAAGCGGTAATATTGTGATTCTCCCTCTGGATCAAAAGTATCTACCAAAATGGCTACTCCTTCCACTTCCTGATCATTGGTTTCCACAGAAGCGTATAAATCGTCAATGGGCGTGTTTTTTGACAGTACCACCGGGGTAGATTCATAAACACCGCCCTCTCTGGTGGTTATTGACAGTTGATAGCTTACATTGGGTTGGGCGGCAAACATGACTTCAGAAACATACTGTCCGGGATTGTTCTCCACAAAAACGTATTCATTTTGCATATCATCCAGCACCCTTACCGTAGCCCCCACTTCACCTCCGGCCTCTTCCTCTTCAAACCGAAAAGTACGGCTTAGGTTTATTTGTTGGTATTTTAATTCATTGGTTATGAGGGCATCTATGACCAATACACTCTCAAAATCTTCGGTGGCGGCCTCAAATGGTTCAACACAGCTCTGTGAGAAAAGTGTGAGCATGAATATTGAAATAATGTAGTGTCTATATCGGGCTATTGGTAAGGCCAAAGTGTCTTAAAATTTAAAATTATAGGTAATTGTGGGTATCGGAATTGTGAAAATAGAACTCTTGTACGCTTGTATATCACCATTTTCGGTAACAAAGAATACAGAGTAGGGGTTATTTCTGCCCAATACATTGTATACCGAAATGTTCCAAAAACTATGAGCCAATTTTTTAAGCTTATGGTTTCCTTCCACATTGAAACTCAAATCGAGACGGTAGTAATCCGGAATCCTGAATTTGTTTCGATCACTGTAAAAGGCATATTCTGCACCTCTAAAGGTATAATTACCGAGAGGATAGGTCACCGGTCTCCCTGTTTGATAGGCAAAATTGGCCGAGAGACTGAAGCGTTTCGTAAACTTATAATTGGCCACTAGGCTAAAATCATGTGGCCGATCAAAATTTGCGGGATAATAGTCTCCATTGTTCACTGTTTCTTCGGCGAATTCACTGTCTAATCTAATGAAGGCCCTTGAGTACGTATACCCGAGCCAACCATTGAGTTTGCCTCGATTTTTTCTCAGCAAGAATTCAACCCCATAGGCTTTGCCTTCACCCTGCAAGACCTCTGTTTCTATGTTCTCGTTCAATATGAGATCTGCGCCAACCTTAAAATCAAGCGTGTTCTTCAATCTTTTGTAGTATCCTTCCAAGCTTAGTTCAAATGCGTCTCCTGAAAAATTCTTATACAACCCCAGTGCATATTGTCGGGCCCTTTGGGGCCGTATGTTCAAATCTGAAAGTTTCCACGTATCTATGGGAGAAACCGTTGTATTGTTCGAGAGTGTGTGAATATACTGGTAAGTGGTGTTATAACCGGCTTTTATGGAAAAATCATCTGTCAAAAAGTACCTGCCAGAAAGCCTGAACTCAGCGCCAGAATAGGTTTCGATAATTTCGTTGTTTCCGTACTGCAGCGTATCTATTGCCGTGCCCTCTTCCCTAGGTACCCCCTGTGCATAAACGCGTTGCTCCGACTCTCCGAGAGCGGCATAAAAAGAGTATCTAAAACCTAAGTCCAACAGCAATCGTTTGTTTACTTCATAAGTGTCAGAAATAAACACTGCCGATTCGAGTGCCTTCTCTTTCGGAATGCTCATTGCCTGTACGATAGACCCGCTTCCTTGTGGCTCAATATCACCCGGATTTACCTGATAAAGCTTGGTCGATATACCGTAATCGAAGCTATGGGCATCATTGTACAGATACCGCATCTTAAATTTCAACAGGGTTTCATTGATCTTGTAACCAAATCTGAAATCTGTATCCGTCTCCCCATCAAAGTCGATGTTAAAGCCATACCCACTATTGGTCAGCAAAAAATCACCGGTATTCTTCTGATTGAACTTATGGGTCCATCTCAAAGAAAACAACCGATTGTTATAGTTGTACAGAGAATCTGAGGTAATGCTAAAGGCATCCCTACTGTAGTAGGCTGATGCCCTCACGTCGTTTTTCTCATCGATCTTATGGTTGTATTTGACGATGAAATCATAAAAAGATGCTTGACTGTTGCGTAACGACTCTTCATCCAACGATCTCAAGATCCAATCAGAATACGTGCCCCTGCCCCCAATCAAAACAGCAGACTTTTCTTTGACCACTGGAATTTCAAGGGCAATATTGTTGGTCACGGGCCCTATGGAGGCTTCTCCGGCAAACTCTTGTGTATTGGCATCTTTATTGACAATTTCAAAAACTGAAGACAATCTTCCGCCATATTCTGGAGGGATACTCCCTTTATATATTTTTAGGTCATCTGCCGTAAAAGGGTTCATTGCCTGAAAAATTCCAAAAAAATGGGTAGGGTTATAGATTACCGCACCATCCATAAGTACCAAATTCTGGTCTGCGCTACCGCCCCTGACATTAAAACCTGTTGCCCCTTCGCCCGCGGTACTGATGCCTGGTAAGGTGGTGGCCACCTTGAAGATATTTCGTTCACCCAATACAACAGGAACATTTTTTGTCTCTTCAGATGAGATTTCAGTGGCCCCCATTGTGGCTTCCTCCACATTTTTGGCAAAATCAGCACTCACAACTACCTCATCTAAACGTTCTATGCTTTCATTAAGTTGAAAGTCAAGTGTTCCGTTACTGTAGATTATTACGTTTTTCTGCATGGATTGGGTGCCCAGAGAACGGGTTTCAATAGTATTGAGCCCTGGTGGCAGTTCAATTTCATAAAATCCCTCGTTGTTCGTTACCGTTCCAATTTTTCCCTTGTTGACCACAATGGAAAGATTTGGCACAGGTTCTCCTGACAATTTGATATAGGCATGACCACTAAGCTTGAAATGCGCCCTTGGTGCACTATGCTCTTTCCCGATCCTTACAATTTCGACCTCGCTCTTTTCTGAAACGTCATCTTTTGAAATAAGTATTGGGTTGTTTACTGCAACTTTTTCCTTTTTCGCAGTTTCAACAGGTTGTTCTAGATTTCCGAAGAAACCATCTGGCAACTCATCATAGATGATTGTATTTCTGTTGAGGGCGATCTTATTACCTTCTAAGATATAGAAGTTGATGACCGTTTCATTAAAAATGCTTTGAAGCAACTCTGTTATGCCGACCTTTTCAAATGCACCCGAAACTGTTTTATCGGTCAGCCAATCTGAGACATAATAAAACCTGTATGCGGTTTTCTCTTCTATTTCATGAATGGCCTCTTCGAGCGGTGTATTTTCAAAAGAAATGGTTATCAATGTAGAATCATTCTGGGCAATGGCCAAATTGAATATGGGTAGGGCTATTATGAAGAAATAATATTTCACGGCCTATTGGGTTTCTGACAATAACAATTCTATTCTTTTGGCAAGTGAGATCAAATACCCGCGTATCTCTGTTCTGGGAGATCTTTTCTTTGAATAAGTCTGGATCTGCTTTTGAAGCTTTGGAAAGATACGTATGAAATCTTTTCTCTTGCGTATGGTGAAATATTCATTATTGTAAAAGAGGTAGTATTGGTTTCTACTTTTGAACTCATAGTAAACCGAATTTTTCCCTTCTCGTTTAAACCTCTTTTTCTGATGTCTTTCCAACAGCATGAGGTCTGATTTTTCAAAAAGAACTTCATAAAAACCAGAAATATCATAGGTTTTTGCCGTGCCGTCGGCAATGTTCACGAACCTATGCCCATCAATGGTAAATTTTTCCACCTTTTTTTTTATGGGCTGCAAGAGTACTTTTCTAAGGCCATTTTTCAGATGTAGCACCACCAAATCTTCATCTAGGTCATATTTCATCTCCAAATTCGGGTAATATTGACCATCATACACCATATCTCCCAACAAAAAATCTGTTGATTCAAAAAACTTGTGATACTTATTTATCACTTTGTATTTTTCTACATACCCAATACCATTGTACAAGGCAGTGTTCTCGATATCAACTAGATCATCGAACCATTGGTAATATTTTTCCCCATGGTTATCTGCTTGGGCCAAAACGAAAAAAGGGGCCAGGATAAAAAGGAAAAACATAGGTATTTGAGTCTTGCCCTTATAGAACAAAACCTGTGGACATTCCATAACAATGGGCCGAACACAAGGGATAAACAAAGCCATACTCTCAAATATAATAATTAAGTAAACACCACGGCGTTAAATAAGACCAACAACTGTTTACAAGACAAGTATGGCCATATCGAACCCACGAACCAGTTGTTCAAATGGTGATTGAAGCGGGTAAAATAGCTACCTTTTTAGAACAAAGAAATCAAGTACCTTTATTTTTATTTTAGAAATAGAATTGGATATGAAAAACAGAACGTTGCTACTATACTCCTCGGTAGATGGTCAAACACTAAAAATCTGTAATAGGCTTATGGATCATCTGGAACAAAAAAACCTGGTAGATTTATTGGCAATTGATGATTTTCATGGAGATATTTC is a window from the Muricauda sp. SCSIO 65647 genome containing:
- a CDS encoding DUF4249 domain-containing protein, whose amino-acid sequence is MLTLFSQSCVEPFEAATEDFESVLVIDALITNELKYQQINLSRTFRFEEEEAGGEVGATVRVLDDMQNEYVFVENNPGQYVSEVMFAAQPNVSYQLSITTREGGVYESTPVVLSKNTPIDDLYASVETNDQEVEGVAILVDTFDPEGESQYYRFDYEETYKIVAPFWNPQELTIQQEVPLFFRLVPKMQEEQVCFNTVNSVNIILANTSGFIEDRLSRFVVRFLARDDYIISHRYSILVKQYVISREAHTFYETLNEFSGLESIFSENQPGFFNGNISASNNPREKVIGFFDVSPVDSRRIFFDHDEFFPEDLIPAWPFDCQITTPIPIELLNLVKFEIVEFWAHHEPEDASQGDYKVVPRICGDCTVLGTNVAPDFWIE
- a CDS encoding carboxypeptidase-like regulatory domain-containing protein, translating into MKYYFFIIALPIFNLAIAQNDSTLITISFENTPLEEAIHEIEEKTAYRFYYVSDWLTDKTVSGAFEKVGITELLQSIFNETVINFYILEGNKIALNRNTIIYDELPDGFFGNLEQPVETAKKEKVAVNNPILISKDDVSEKSEVEIVRIGKEHSAPRAHFKLSGHAYIKLSGEPVPNLSIVVNKGKIGTVTNNEGFYEIELPPGLNTIETRSLGTQSMQKNVIIYSNGTLDFQLNESIERLDEVVVSADFAKNVEEATMGATEISSEETKNVPVVLGERNIFKVATTLPGISTAGEGATGFNVRGGSADQNLVLMDGAVIYNPTHFFGIFQAMNPFTADDLKIYKGSIPPEYGGRLSSVFEIVNKDANTQEFAGEASIGPVTNNIALEIPVVKEKSAVLIGGRGTYSDWILRSLDEESLRNSQASFYDFIVKYNHKIDEKNDVRASAYYSRDAFSITSDSLYNYNNRLFSLRWTHKFNQKNTGDFLLTNSGYGFNIDFDGETDTDFRFGYKINETLLKFKMRYLYNDAHSFDYGISTKLYQVNPGDIEPQGSGSIVQAMSIPKEKALESAVFISDTYEVNKRLLLDLGFRYSFYAALGESEQRVYAQGVPREEGTAIDTLQYGNNEIIETYSGAEFRLSGRYFLTDDFSIKAGYNTTYQYIHTLSNNTTVSPIDTWKLSDLNIRPQRARQYALGLYKNFSGDAFELSLEGYYKRLKNTLDFKVGADLILNENIETEVLQGEGKAYGVEFLLRKNRGKLNGWLGYTYSRAFIRLDSEFAEETVNNGDYYPANFDRPHDFSLVANYKFTKRFSLSANFAYQTGRPVTYPLGNYTFRGAEYAFYSDRNKFRIPDYYRLDLSFNVEGNHKLKKLAHSFWNISVYNVLGRNNPYSVFFVTENGDIQAYKSSIFTIPIPTITYNFKF